A genomic region of Prevotella scopos JCM 17725 contains the following coding sequences:
- a CDS encoding RloB family protein, with protein MDFSKFSYIKDDSEQEPKTSICYRENEEQTDAEDRQTDVGDSEANNVITAFNASPNYQKGDSFREPSLIFIISGGEKRERDFLKELISGKKSSVLRALFLSKERQGLLPDQMQKEWQKIRKEGKFIIDDQTYYLEKIDEVFLLTDVDIFYDQLQDILSSKAMDDSGRWIISNPCFEIWLYYCYKNDPNNDLNCITSLSPNQRSKILKQRCNEVVKGGLNGIRAFGYMNNGIKNSKEHYAADNNGIPVLFATQMHEMAQCIIDKLK; from the coding sequence ATGGACTTTTCAAAGTTTTCATATATAAAAGATGACTCCGAACAGGAGCCAAAAACGTCTATTTGTTATCGAGAAAATGAAGAACAGACTGATGCAGAGGATAGGCAGACAGACGTAGGGGATAGTGAAGCAAACAATGTCATCACAGCTTTCAATGCCTCCCCAAACTACCAAAAAGGGGATAGTTTTCGTGAGCCATCACTTATCTTTATTATCTCAGGTGGAGAAAAAAGAGAACGAGATTTCCTGAAAGAACTTATAAGCGGTAAGAAATCCTCAGTTTTAAGAGCGTTATTTCTTTCAAAAGAGAGGCAAGGACTACTTCCTGATCAAATGCAGAAAGAATGGCAGAAGATTAGAAAGGAGGGTAAATTTATAATTGATGACCAGACTTATTATTTAGAAAAAATAGATGAGGTCTTCTTATTAACTGATGTCGATATTTTTTACGATCAGTTACAGGACATTCTCTCTTCTAAGGCGATGGATGATTCTGGAAGATGGATTATAAGCAATCCCTGCTTTGAGATATGGTTATACTATTGTTATAAAAATGACCCTAATAATGATTTGAATTGTATAACATCATTATCTCCCAATCAACGAAGCAAAATACTAAAACAACGTTGCAACGAAGTTGTAAAAGGAGGACTAAATGGCATTAGGGCTTTCGGGTATATGAACAATGGTATAAAAAATAGCAAAGAACATTACGCTGCGGATAATAATGGCATTCCTGTTCTCTTTGCTACACAAATGCACGAAATGGCACAGTGCATAATAGATAAACTAAAATAG
- a CDS encoding ABC-F family ATP-binding cassette domain-containing protein has translation MITLSNLAIQFGKRVLYKDVNLKFTPGNIYGVIGANGAGKSTLLRAISGDLEPNKGTVELGPGERLSVLEQDHFKYDEYKVMDTVLMGHEALWKNMKEREELYAKPEMTEEDGNRAADLELKFAEMNGWEAESNAAQLLQNLGVKEELHEKQMSQLSNTEKVRVMLAKALFGKPENLLLDEPTNDLDLETVEWLEDYLGEIDEHQTVLVVSHDRHFLDSVSTQTIDIDFGKVTVFAGNYSFWYESSQLALRQAQNQKMKAEEKKKQLEEFIRRFSANVAKSKQTTSRKKMLERLNVEEIRPSSRKYPGIIFSMEREPGNQILEVENLKAVDEDGTVLFDNVNFNIEKGQKVVFLSRNSKAMTALFEIINDNRKPDGGTYNWGVTITTAYLPLDNTEFFNSDLNLVDWLSQYGPGNEVAMKGFLGRMLFKQEEVEKKVNVLSGGEKMRCMIARMQLQNANCLILDTPTNHLDLESIQAFNNNLIGFKGNILFSSHDHEFINTVADRIIELTPKGTIDKLMSYDDYIHDEQIKEQKAGMY, from the coding sequence ATGATTACACTTTCAAACCTTGCTATCCAATTTGGCAAGAGAGTTCTATACAAGGACGTTAACTTAAAGTTTACACCAGGTAATATTTACGGAGTCATTGGTGCCAATGGTGCTGGTAAATCAACCTTGCTTCGTGCCATTTCTGGCGACTTAGAGCCCAACAAGGGGACAGTAGAGTTAGGCCCAGGAGAACGTCTGTCTGTTTTGGAACAGGACCACTTCAAATATGACGAGTATAAGGTAATGGACACTGTCCTCATGGGACATGAAGCACTCTGGAAGAACATGAAAGAGCGTGAGGAACTTTACGCTAAACCAGAGATGACGGAAGAGGATGGTAATCGTGCTGCCGACTTAGAGTTGAAGTTTGCTGAGATGAATGGATGGGAGGCTGAAAGCAATGCCGCACAGTTGCTCCAGAATCTTGGTGTTAAAGAAGAGTTGCATGAGAAGCAGATGTCACAGCTATCAAACACTGAGAAGGTACGCGTAATGTTGGCTAAGGCTCTCTTTGGTAAGCCAGAGAACTTATTGCTCGATGAGCCTACTAACGACCTTGACCTTGAGACCGTTGAATGGTTAGAGGATTATCTCGGTGAGATTGACGAGCATCAGACAGTATTGGTTGTATCGCACGACCGTCACTTCCTCGACTCAGTCAGCACACAGACAATCGATATCGACTTCGGTAAGGTGACCGTCTTTGCTGGTAACTACTCTTTCTGGTATGAGAGTTCACAGTTGGCTTTACGTCAGGCTCAGAACCAGAAGATGAAGGCTGAGGAGAAGAAGAAGCAATTGGAGGAATTCATACGTCGATTCTCTGCCAATGTGGCTAAGAGTAAGCAGACAACCTCACGTAAGAAGATGTTGGAGCGTCTGAATGTAGAGGAGATTCGTCCATCAAGTCGTAAGTATCCGGGTATCATCTTCTCTATGGAACGTGAACCAGGTAACCAGATTCTTGAGGTTGAGAACTTAAAGGCTGTTGATGAGGACGGAACAGTACTCTTCGATAATGTGAACTTCAATATTGAGAAGGGACAGAAGGTAGTCTTCCTTTCTCGCAACTCAAAGGCTATGACAGCCCTCTTTGAGATTATCAATGACAATCGCAAGCCTGATGGTGGTACTTACAACTGGGGTGTGACAATCACCACAGCCTACCTCCCATTGGACAATACCGAATTTTTCAATAGCGACTTAAACCTTGTTGACTGGTTGTCACAATATGGTCCGGGCAACGAAGTGGCCATGAAGGGCTTCTTGGGTCGTATGTTGTTCAAGCAGGAAGAGGTTGAGAAGAAGGTGAATGTACTCTCTGGAGGTGAGAAGATGCGTTGTATGATTGCACGTATGCAGCTTCAGAATGCCAACTGCTTGATTCTTGATACACCAACCAACCACCTTGACTTGGAGAGTATTCAGGCGTTTAATAACAACCTAATTGGCTTCAAGGGTAATATCCTCTTCAGTTCACACGACCATGAGTTTATTAACACCGTTGCTGATCGTATTATTGAGTTGACTCCAAAGGGTACCATCGACAAGCTGATGAGCTACGATGACTATATCCATGATGAGCAGATTAAGGAGCAAAAAGCAGGAATGTACTAA
- a CDS encoding nucleotide exchange factor GrpE — protein sequence MNKKEKKIKIEGDNLELNNEETTQNDADTQAEESNEEEASTEDEQDTVSSAQSEVEQWKDKYIRLVAEFENYKKRTLKEKSELILNGSEKTVAAILPILDDFERAIADKTEDPQAIKEGFELIYKKFLKTLETLGVNKIKTDDADFNVDYHEAIAMVPGMGDDKKGKVIDCVQTGYTLNDKVIRHAKVAVGQ from the coding sequence ATGAATAAGAAAGAGAAAAAAATAAAAATTGAAGGCGACAATCTGGAGTTGAACAACGAAGAGACTACCCAGAACGACGCTGACACACAGGCTGAAGAGTCAAACGAAGAGGAAGCTTCGACAGAAGACGAACAGGACACTGTATCTTCTGCACAGTCAGAAGTTGAGCAGTGGAAAGACAAGTATATCCGTTTGGTTGCTGAATTTGAGAACTACAAGAAACGTACACTGAAGGAGAAGTCAGAACTGATTCTCAACGGAAGTGAGAAGACTGTAGCTGCTATTCTGCCTATCCTCGACGACTTTGAGCGTGCTATTGCTGACAAGACAGAAGACCCACAGGCGATCAAAGAAGGTTTTGAACTTATCTATAAGAAGTTTTTGAAGACCTTGGAGACACTTGGTGTTAATAAGATTAAAACCGATGATGCCGACTTCAATGTTGATTATCATGAAGCTATAGCAATGGTTCCAGGAATGGGCGATGATAAAAAGGGTAAGGTAATTGATTGCGTTCAGACGGGTTATACACTCAATGACAAGGTGATTCGTCACGCAAAGGTAGCTGTAGGACAATAA
- the dnaJ gene encoding molecular chaperone DnaJ translates to MARRDYYEVLGISKDASDNEIKIAYRKLAIKYHPDRNPGDAEAEAKFKEAAEAYDVLHDPQKRQQYDQFGFDTPGSFGGGSPFGAGGFSMDDIFSMFGDVFGGHGGGFGGFGGGGQQAPKYRGTDLRLKVRLSLQEVATGVTKKFKVRKDVTCEHCHGSGAENGSDTETCQNCHGSGVEIRTQQSIFGMMQTQTTCHVCNGEGTIIKNKCTHCHGEGVVKGEEVVEINIPAGVAEGMVVNVPGKGNAGRHNGVAGNIQVYIEEEPNDTFIRDGQNIIYNLLLDFPTAALGGQVDIPTIDGSNVKIKIEPGTQPGKTLRLRGKGLPAVQGYGSGIGDLVVHVSIYVPKELTKEEKKMIEGMRKSDNFQGDKKTKCSIFENFKKLFE, encoded by the coding sequence ATGGCAAGAAGAGATTACTATGAAGTGTTGGGTATCAGCAAAGACGCCTCTGATAACGAAATAAAGATAGCATATAGAAAACTTGCTATAAAATATCATCCTGACCGCAATCCTGGTGATGCTGAAGCTGAGGCTAAATTTAAAGAAGCAGCTGAGGCATACGATGTATTACACGATCCACAGAAACGCCAACAGTACGACCAATTTGGCTTCGATACTCCTGGCAGCTTTGGCGGTGGTAGCCCATTCGGTGCAGGTGGTTTCTCTATGGACGATATCTTCTCTATGTTTGGCGATGTATTCGGCGGACATGGTGGAGGTTTCGGAGGCTTCGGAGGCGGTGGTCAACAGGCACCTAAATATCGCGGAACAGACCTTCGTTTAAAGGTTCGTCTATCATTACAAGAGGTTGCTACGGGCGTTACCAAGAAGTTCAAGGTACGCAAGGACGTAACTTGCGAACATTGTCATGGCTCTGGTGCGGAGAATGGTAGCGATACCGAAACCTGCCAGAACTGTCATGGTTCGGGTGTTGAAATCCGTACACAGCAGAGTATCTTTGGTATGATGCAGACCCAGACTACCTGTCATGTATGTAATGGTGAGGGTACTATCATTAAAAACAAATGTACCCACTGTCATGGCGAAGGTGTTGTAAAGGGCGAAGAAGTTGTTGAAATCAACATACCAGCGGGTGTTGCTGAGGGTATGGTGGTCAATGTTCCGGGCAAGGGTAATGCTGGTAGACACAATGGTGTGGCTGGTAATATCCAAGTATATATCGAGGAGGAACCTAACGACACCTTCATTCGTGACGGACAGAACATTATCTATAACCTCCTACTCGACTTCCCAACAGCTGCTTTAGGTGGTCAGGTTGACATCCCAACTATCGATGGCAGTAATGTAAAGATTAAGATTGAACCAGGAACACAGCCTGGTAAGACGCTTCGTTTACGCGGTAAGGGACTCCCAGCCGTACAAGGCTATGGCAGCGGTATTGGCGACTTAGTGGTTCACGTTAGTATTTACGTTCCAAAGGAGCTGACGAAAGAAGAGAAGAAAATGATAGAAGGCATGCGTAAAAGCGATAACTTCCAAGGCGATAAAAAGACCAAATGCTCTATCTTCGAAAACTTTAAGAAGCTCTTTGAGTGA
- a CDS encoding bifunctional folylpolyglutamate synthase/dihydrofolate synthase has protein sequence MTYQETVEYLFNSTPVFEHVGASAYKEGLETTKALDEHFDHPHTHFLSIHVAGTNGKGSCSHTLAAILQAEGYKVGLYTSPHLVDFRERIRVNGEMISEQEVIDFVEQERNFFEPLHPSFFELTTALAFKHFAEQKVDIAIIEVGLGGRLDCTNIITPILSIITNISLDHTQFLGNTLGAIAAEKAGIIKHRVPVVIGESVPETQIVFKAKAQKEDALIVFAEDIPAILSSHPNPDGGIAYQTRFFGDIVGELGGSYQEKNANTVLTAVMQLYNKGVIKNAESIAKGFANVCELTGLMGRWQKLQANPLVICDTGHNVGGWTYLSQQIKRQQCKQKRIVFGMVDDKDLHAVMSMLPDDAIYYWTQPSTHRAFPAEKVAATANDYDLHGNIFPTVLEAYQAALHDAAQSDFIFVGGSSYVVADLLTGLQKK, from the coding sequence ATGACTTACCAAGAAACAGTAGAATATCTATTCAACAGCACCCCCGTCTTCGAACATGTCGGGGCATCAGCCTATAAAGAAGGACTGGAGACGACAAAGGCATTAGATGAACACTTTGATCATCCGCATACCCACTTCCTTTCTATTCATGTTGCAGGAACCAACGGAAAAGGTTCATGCTCCCACACGTTGGCAGCTATCCTCCAAGCTGAAGGATATAAGGTCGGACTCTATACCAGTCCGCACCTCGTTGACTTCCGCGAACGTATCAGAGTAAATGGAGAAATGATATCTGAACAGGAGGTGATTGACTTTGTTGAACAAGAACGCAACTTCTTTGAGCCACTGCACCCTTCTTTCTTTGAACTCACAACAGCCTTAGCTTTCAAGCACTTTGCTGAGCAGAAGGTTGATATTGCCATTATTGAAGTGGGCTTAGGTGGTAGACTCGATTGTACAAACATCATCACTCCTATCTTATCGATTATCACCAATATATCACTCGACCACACCCAGTTCCTCGGTAATACACTCGGAGCAATCGCAGCAGAGAAGGCTGGTATTATCAAACATCGTGTACCGGTCGTTATTGGTGAGTCTGTCCCTGAAACACAGATTGTTTTCAAGGCAAAAGCACAGAAAGAGGATGCCCTCATTGTCTTTGCTGAAGACATCCCTGCAATACTTTCTTCTCACCCGAACCCTGATGGTGGTATCGCTTATCAGACTCGTTTCTTTGGTGATATTGTGGGCGAATTGGGTGGTAGTTACCAAGAGAAGAACGCCAACACAGTACTCACTGCCGTCATGCAACTGTATAATAAAGGTGTCATCAAGAACGCAGAGAGTATTGCTAAAGGCTTTGCCAATGTTTGCGAACTGACCGGACTGATGGGTAGATGGCAGAAACTACAGGCTAACCCGTTGGTCATCTGCGACACAGGACACAACGTTGGTGGATGGACCTACCTCTCCCAACAAATCAAACGTCAACAATGTAAGCAGAAGCGCATTGTCTTTGGTATGGTGGATGATAAAGACCTTCACGCAGTCATGTCTATGCTCCCCGATGATGCCATTTACTATTGGACACAACCGAGTACGCATCGTGCCTTCCCAGCAGAGAAGGTTGCCGCAACAGCCAACGACTACGACCTACACGGAAACATCTTCCCAACCGTCCTTGAAGCCTACCAAGCCGCCCTTCATGATGCCGCCCAATCCGACTTCATCTTCGTTGGTGGCTCCAGCTATGTGGTTGCCGACTTACTGACAGGCTTACAAAAGAAGTAG
- a CDS encoding Abi family protein, which translates to MYPLLKMPKTAHLYKKGSSFKKVMMLYRFDKKLRLLMFNEIEKIEIAIRRAVMQITADMTGNPFWLTDFSYFLDGFKFNETMRAISKEYSKSKEEFILHFKRTYSEPYPPSWILGELLTVGNVNAIYRNIKQNRIRKRIAKRFGLPINVFESWLTVIAVTRNACGHHSRVWNKKNAIQPAIPISPAGEWITLPTDSMRAYFDLCIIKYFLNVISPNNDMQSKLTWLFIRFPEIDLKALGFPQGWKTEPLWR; encoded by the coding sequence ATGTATCCTTTGTTGAAAATGCCCAAAACAGCACATTTGTACAAGAAAGGTTCATCCTTCAAGAAGGTGATGATGCTTTATCGCTTTGACAAGAAACTAAGACTGCTCATGTTTAATGAGATAGAAAAGATTGAAATTGCTATCAGACGTGCGGTGATGCAAATAACAGCAGATATGACAGGCAATCCTTTTTGGCTGACAGACTTTTCTTATTTCTTAGATGGTTTCAAATTTAATGAAACAATGCGAGCTATATCCAAGGAATATAGTAAATCTAAGGAAGAGTTCATTCTTCATTTCAAACGAACCTACTCAGAACCTTATCCACCATCGTGGATTTTAGGAGAACTGCTTACTGTTGGAAACGTCAATGCCATTTATCGTAACATCAAACAAAATCGCATACGCAAACGCATAGCAAAACGTTTTGGTTTACCTATAAATGTGTTTGAGTCATGGCTCACGGTTATTGCTGTTACTCGAAATGCCTGTGGTCATCATTCAAGAGTATGGAACAAGAAAAATGCCATTCAGCCAGCAATTCCCATTAGTCCCGCAGGAGAATGGATAACGCTTCCAACAGATTCTATGCGTGCTTACTTTGACCTCTGCATCATCAAATACTTTCTTAATGTTATATCCCCAAATAATGATATGCAATCCAAACTAACATGGTTATTCATTCGGTTTCCCGAAATTGACTTAAAAGCTCTCGGCTTTCCGCAGGGGTGGAAAACGGAACCATTATGGAGGTAA
- a CDS encoding leucine-rich repeat domain-containing protein, producing the protein MKQIYILLIALLMGLSAKAESSGTCGPNLKWHLTDDGVLTISGKGEMYDYSVPYNSAPWRYFGVKRIIVGDSVTTIGEYAFSYCSSLTSITIPNSVTTIKEYAFSNCSSLTSVTIPNSVTTIGDNAFNGCNSLTSVTIPNSVTTIGGWAFNGCSSLTSVTIPNSVTTIREYTFDNCSSLTSVTIPNSVTTIGGWAFSGCGSLTSVTIPNSVTTIGGWAFSICSSLTSVTIPNSVTTIGDNAFIGCSSLTSVTIPNSVTRIGSEAFRNCIYNHRTTKTNQKYPSVNL; encoded by the coding sequence ATGAAACAAATCTACATCTTGTTAATAGCCCTACTCATGGGCTTATCAGCTAAAGCAGAAAGCTCTGGTACTTGTGGACCTAATCTAAAATGGCACCTTACTGATGATGGAGTTTTGACCATTTCAGGAAAAGGGGAAATGTATGATTATTCAGTTCCATACAACAGTGCACCATGGAGATACTTTGGTGTTAAACGAATTATAGTAGGTGATAGTGTTACGACAATTGGAGAGTATGCTTTTAGCTATTGCAGTTCTCTAACCTCTATAACCATTCCCAATAGTGTTACGACAATTAAGGAATATGCTTTCAGCAATTGTAGTTCTCTAACTTCTGTAACCATTCCCAATAGTGTTACAACAATTGGCGACAATGCTTTCAACGGTTGTAACTCTCTAACTTCTGTAACCATTCCCAATAGTGTTACGACAATAGGAGGTTGGGCTTTCAACGGTTGTAGCTCTCTAACTTCTGTAACCATTCCCAATAGTGTTACGACAATTAGAGAGTATACTTTCGACAATTGCAGCTCTCTAACTTCTGTAACCATTCCCAATAGTGTTACGACAATAGGAGGTTGGGCTTTCAGCGGTTGTGGCTCTCTAACTTCTGTAACCATTCCCAATAGTGTTACGACAATAGGAGGTTGGGCTTTCAGCATTTGTAGCTCTCTAACCTCTGTAACCATTCCAAATAGTGTTACTACAATTGGCGATAATGCTTTCATCGGTTGTAGCTCTCTAACTTCTGTAACCATTCCCAATAGTGTTACGAGAATAGGTAGCGAAGCTTTTCGTAATTGTATTTATAACCATAGAACAACCAAAACTAATCAGAAATATCCGAGTGTAAATCTTTAA
- the tnpA gene encoding transposon Tn4555 protein TnpA — MKATRKCSFCGKSFVTRSGMQRYCSEACQAEAKRARVMQKNNLFKVAQPLMEIQHQEYLTFSKAAILMGCSRQYIYKLVAIGKLKASRISNRMAFIRRADIEQMLEGNPYHRILPGNTSTPRKSSSSSLPAKREKREKESEEVLDFYSGEEVMSLFKVKQSWLYTSAKRNHIPICRIAGKNYYSKKHIDEFFGVAVDISEITDWLLTEEVEELFGMKPTALRAYTYRHKIPTKREYGRTYYSKSHLNELRRTDLVNDERYYTVEQVQQIYGLSSANICHIVKVKHIEKIKVGVKNLLLRSDVERVMAERNK, encoded by the coding sequence ATGAAAGCAACCAGAAAATGCAGTTTTTGCGGCAAGTCCTTTGTAACCCGAAGCGGTATGCAAAGATATTGCAGTGAGGCTTGTCAGGCAGAAGCCAAACGAGCCAGAGTGATGCAGAAGAACAACCTCTTCAAAGTCGCCCAACCCTTGATGGAGATACAGCATCAGGAGTATCTCACCTTTTCCAAAGCAGCCATCCTCATGGGCTGTTCCCGACAGTACATTTACAAACTTGTAGCCATCGGCAAGCTGAAAGCCTCACGCATCAGCAACCGCATGGCATTCATCCGCAGAGCCGACATCGAGCAGATGTTGGAGGGCAATCCCTATCACCGCATCCTGCCCGGCAACACCTCCACACCAAGGAAATCATCTTCATCTTCCTTACCTGCCAAAAGAGAAAAAAGGGAAAAGGAAAGCGAAGAAGTGTTGGACTTCTATTCGGGCGAGGAGGTGATGTCCCTTTTTAAGGTAAAGCAGTCATGGCTTTACACTTCCGCCAAGCGTAACCATATCCCCATCTGCCGTATCGCAGGAAAGAACTATTACAGCAAGAAGCATATTGACGAGTTTTTCGGTGTGGCAGTTGATATTAGCGAAATTACCGACTGGCTACTGACCGAGGAGGTGGAGGAACTGTTCGGCATGAAGCCGACCGCACTCCGTGCCTACACCTATCGCCATAAGATACCCACTAAAAGAGAGTACGGGCGTACCTATTACTCCAAATCACATTTGAACGAACTCCGCAGAACTGACCTTGTGAACGATGAACGCTACTATACCGTTGAGCAGGTGCAGCAAATCTATGGTCTTTCGTCAGCCAACATCTGCCATATCGTCAAGGTGAAGCACATCGAAAAGATAAAGGTGGGTGTGAAAAACCTGCTTTTGCGCTCAGATGTGGAGCGTGTCATGGCTGAAAGGAACAAATAA
- a CDS encoding tyrosine-type recombinase/integrase — protein sequence MSKCKTVTLRKRKIKNGTQYSLCLDYYPGYRDNVTMRVITREALGIYIFAKPANQQERDFNARMMKKAVILRNQRYEAIFNENNGFFDKTKMKGDFLAYFKGLADRKNIKWQHVYKHFQRFVNGKCTFEEVDVDLCRKFMEYLLDAPQSIHTNQKLHINSAAGYWSTFRAVLHTAYRDRKIKENPNGFLDRIECIPTIREHLSQEELIRLAETPCEEEVLKKAFLFACLTGLRKSDIRQLTWQQIQPYTNGRMFVTTRMQKTKEIVHNPISDEAYGLLGERGEGLIFEDFKDKMLQGPLQRWLTAAGITKKITFHCTRHSFGSLHVEMGTDMAVIQAYLGHKNITTTQIYSKIAAQQMCQVVDKITLKRKEA from the coding sequence ATGAGTAAATGCAAAACAGTTACCTTGCGTAAGCGCAAGATTAAGAACGGGACACAGTATTCACTATGCCTTGACTACTATCCCGGCTACCGTGACAATGTCACCATGAGAGTGATTACACGTGAAGCCTTAGGAATTTACATCTTCGCCAAACCTGCAAACCAGCAGGAACGGGACTTCAACGCACGCATGATGAAGAAAGCGGTCATCCTGCGCAACCAGCGCTACGAAGCCATTTTCAATGAAAACAACGGCTTTTTTGACAAGACCAAGATGAAGGGCGATTTCCTTGCCTATTTCAAAGGACTGGCTGACCGCAAGAATATCAAGTGGCAGCACGTATACAAGCATTTCCAGCGGTTCGTGAACGGCAAATGCACCTTTGAGGAGGTGGATGTGGATTTGTGCCGCAAGTTCATGGAATACCTGCTTGATGCACCCCAATCCATCCACACCAACCAAAAGCTGCACATCAACTCCGCAGCAGGCTATTGGTCAACTTTCCGTGCCGTGCTGCACACCGCCTACCGTGACAGGAAGATAAAGGAGAACCCAAACGGCTTCTTAGACCGCATCGAGTGCATTCCCACCATCAGGGAGCATTTGAGCCAAGAGGAACTGATACGGCTTGCCGAAACACCCTGTGAGGAGGAGGTCTTGAAAAAAGCTTTTCTTTTCGCCTGTCTTACGGGACTGAGAAAGAGCGACATCAGACAGCTCACGTGGCAGCAGATACAACCATACACCAACGGCAGGATGTTCGTTACCACCCGTATGCAGAAAACCAAAGAAATAGTGCATAACCCCATCAGTGATGAAGCCTATGGACTGCTGGGAGAACGGGGCGAGGGACTTATCTTTGAGGATTTCAAGGACAAGATGCTGCAAGGACCACTCCAACGGTGGCTCACGGCAGCAGGGATAACCAAGAAAATCACCTTTCACTGTACCCGCCACAGCTTCGGAAGCCTGCACGTGGAAATGGGAACGGACATGGCTGTCATCCAAGCCTATCTCGGACATAAGAACATTACCACCACACAAATCTATTCCAAGATAGCAGCGCAGCAGATGTGTCAGGTGGTGGACAAGATAACCTTGAAGCGCAAGGAGGCATAA
- the tnpC gene encoding transposon Tn4555 protein TnpC, whose amino-acid sequence MESSIKDKYIILGFVGFAIVLISSIATLVIADSFNQDNFVRWIVFVCCNLLGWLLYLSFQTLIFDTYEIYKIKFGKKETIAEAIEVQEELSQNTLEEATSVPGPTSVPEPVPESSPTKEETLIQTQPIELTIAPDLHEKNRANYASREQREKEERIRMVMEYCHYYLPRIADQETVNHICTEVDKWMNLNTYTPKPIQRPFTKDINNIPLRHFVWNISERFLYKRYYNGDNRAKFIKALFPKSFADTDLSTIKNFKVEPLKTEIPIDEPENGKLDFHYPEDYVRN is encoded by the coding sequence ATGGAATCATCAATCAAGGACAAATACATCATCTTGGGCTTTGTCGGCTTCGCCATCGTCCTAATATCTTCCATTGCCACGCTGGTAATAGCGGACAGCTTCAACCAAGACAACTTTGTCAGGTGGATAGTATTCGTATGCTGTAACCTGTTGGGATGGTTGCTCTATCTCTCCTTTCAGACACTTATCTTTGATACATACGAAATCTACAAAATCAAGTTCGGCAAGAAAGAAACGATTGCCGAAGCCATAGAGGTGCAGGAAGAACTGTCACAAAATACACTTGAAGAAGCCACATCTGTGCCTGGACCTACATCAGTCCCTGAGCCTGTACCCGAATCATCCCCGACAAAAGAAGAGACACTTATCCAAACACAACCGATAGAGCTTACTATCGCCCCGGATCTTCACGAAAAGAACCGTGCCAATTACGCAAGCAGAGAGCAACGGGAAAAGGAAGAGCGCATCCGCATGGTCATGGAGTATTGCCATTATTACCTGCCTCGCATTGCCGACCAAGAAACCGTGAACCACATCTGTACTGAGGTGGACAAATGGATGAATCTTAACACTTATACCCCGAAGCCCATACAAAGACCGTTTACCAAAGACATCAACAACATTCCACTCCGTCACTTCGTATGGAATATCTCTGAGCGTTTCCTGTACAAGAGATACTACAATGGGGATAACCGTGCCAAGTTCATCAAAGCCCTTTTCCCGAAATCGTTTGCTGATACAGACTTATCAACCATCAAGAATTTCAAGGTAGAGCCGTTAAAGACGGAAATTCCCATTGATGAACCCGAAAACGGCAAACTTGATTTCCACTATCCCGAGGATTATGTGCGGAATTAG
- a CDS encoding excisionase family DNA-binding protein produces the protein MEKSILTFNDLPEVVAQLRDEVMSLKSLLAEQRSVNNAKTVDTHVPMSVDEAAEYLGIPKGTLYMKLSEGTIPATKPGKRYCLYRDELDKWLETARKNPIPLSDEELNKSLSSSHRRKPNPRNW, from the coding sequence ATGGAAAAATCAATTCTTACCTTCAACGACCTCCCCGAGGTTGTCGCTCAGCTTCGAGACGAAGTGATGAGCCTGAAAAGCCTGCTCGCCGAGCAGCGCAGTGTGAACAATGCCAAAACGGTGGACACCCACGTGCCCATGTCTGTGGACGAGGCAGCAGAGTATTTAGGTATCCCTAAGGGTACGCTCTACATGAAACTGTCAGAAGGGACAATCCCTGCCACCAAGCCCGGCAAACGCTATTGCCTTTACCGTGACGAACTGGACAAGTGGCTGGAAACCGCCCGAAAGAATCCCATACCGTTGTCAGACGAGGAACTGAACAAGTCCTTATCCTCTTCCCACCGTCGCAAGCCCAACCCACGTAACTGGTGA